TCAAGAATTATCAGACACAATAAGTATAAACTGGAAGATAAAAAGCAGGGGGTTCTGCCTGGTTTTAAAGTTGCATCGATATCTGACTACAATGTTGAAAGGTAGCTTTAACATTGCACAAGATTCCCTGATTCATAATTTTGTAatgccttaattttttttttccaatttttgtttTCACCTTCATGAATTGCATGCTTTTACTAAGTACCTGAGTGGAGCTTATTAGTGGATAATGGATGCTATTTATCTATGGTTGGCCCTGTGTTTATTTTGGAGATGCACCTTGACTTATATTGACTTGCTACTCAAATTTACTTTCAGATTTCACCCTCCTGTTATTCCAGCTGATTTTGAGCCATATCACAAATTTCCTATCCCTCTTGAGATGGAAGATAAGTTAGCTGAGTTACCTCCACCTGAGGTACCTCCTCCAGAAGACAATAATTTGAGACTGTCGATTGAAGGGCTTGCAACTTTGGTTGCACGTTATGGAAAACATTTTGAGGATCTCTCCAAGGAGAAGCATAAATTCAATCCATTATTCTTATTTCTTAATGGAGGAAATGGCCACAGTTATTATGCGAGAAAGTTGTGGGAGGAGAAGCAAAAAAAAGTTGATCAGCGAAGGATGGAAGATGTAAAATCCAAGTCATCTGTCCAAACAATGACTGCAGACAGTCGTGGAAGAATTCTTGGTGAAAAGCCCTTGGAGAGCAGCTCCAGTGGATCTAGCTCATCTACTGCCTTCAAAGAAGTCATCCATTTCCAGTCCAATCTTTCAGATACATTTACCAAACCAATCTCTGCTGTAACTTTCTATTCGTCGCTTCTCTCCCATCTTATTCAGTAGCAATTTTCTGTTTAATATCATCATTTAGCTGGATCCCATGAAGTTAGTTTCTTGAGAAGGATAATTCTTACTCCAGCACTTATCTGTGCTGTAGGTTGAGTTATCAGAATCTGCAAAACCTTTCAAAAATGATCCTGCAAAGCAAGAAAGATTTGACCAATTTCTTAAGGATAAGTACGAAGGTGGCCTTCGTTCTACACAATCCTTGGCTAGTAGTATCATGTCAGAGGTTGATCGTGCCCGTGAGAGACTGGACTTTGAGGCTGCAGCAGAGGCAATTGAGAAGGGCAAAGGGAACACAAAAATTGGTGTTCCATCAACCCACAGAGATTTGCTAGGACTCGGGGAGCCATTCTTTATACCATCAACCGGAATAGAGGTATATTTTGCGGTATTTGCAGGTTTGTTGTTAGCACTTATCCCTTTTGAGAACTGCTTTGTGATGCATGTTGAACATATTCAAGCAGAAACATGAAATTTctcaagatgaagaaaagataatgAATAGGTTTTCCCCAAAGAGAGAGGAGTTTCAGTGGCGCCCTACACCCATTCTATGCAAGCGATTTGATATCATTGACCCTTTCATGGGGAAGGTAAATCTCTCCATATTTAGCATTGAACTGGGAAAGGTTTTTTTATTCACACGATTAGCAAGACTCTTTTCAAGGTTTTCTATGTGCAGATTGAGGAATATTGTCTTTTTCTTCTAGTAATTTAGCTAAATATTGCTTGTCTGGGTTCTGGACTTTATTTTCATGAAGTGACAAGCAGCATGGATTAAATGAAATATTCATTGTGCATCTATTTATTCCTGTCATATCTTACCTTTTAATCAATATATGTGTGCATACTTGTCTATGCATGGACAAACATAGACATCATTGTAATTGTTCTGATGGCTGTTTATTCACATGTATGTTGATATCCTATTTTGTTTCATGTCGCATCCATCTGTTAGTTGCTATATCTTTTGCTGTCACAGAATGTAATTATCTTCTTAGCAGATTTATGTAGAGTCCAGATCTGCTTCATTGTTGGTTGCTTCCATCTTTGAAACTGTTAAACAATTTGGTTTTTGTAGTTGAATGACAGCCCTTCCACTTGGTGGTATCCAACATTTGCTTTCCAGATAACCCCTTACTAATGGTAGAGTTGAACTTAATTTCAGTTGTGCATGTGATAGTTTCGGAAGAATCAATCTGGAAATTGATCTTCTTGAACAAAATGCACAGGTTCAGGTGGTTTGCCTGCTTAGATATGCTGTAGTCACACATGCCAACATTTATCACCCTATTTTGTGGTGCTCATGGTATAACACATACAATACAAACTCATACACAGAACACCCCCTGTATAGTATGTGATGTATCATAGTGGGGTATCATATGACGTATTAAGTTATGTCGAATAGACTGAACAGAAAATAGTCTTGGATCAAGGTTGCAGGGTCCCAGGAATATACGAAGTGCCAGAAAAACCGCTCAATGTGAAGATGTTATGAACTAAGACTTGACAGCTATCGTTTAGAATATGGATGACATGAGTTGTATAAGTGACAAAGGTATGGATGGTGCCGCTCTATGGTTAGTTTCCTTTATACATGGAAGCTAAAAGAAAGATTTCTACTGAAAACTTGGTTGATAGGTGCAATGCACGACAAAGACCTGCTTGGATCATGTTCTTCCCAACCTTCTTGCAGCCATTTCCACAAGATAGCtgaaatctaatttggtttgtcAAATCTCCAAGAACATGTGTATGAACCATTGCCATGACCATTGCACTGATCTCCTCAAGCCTAGTGGGTGATAATTGAACATATCCCTGTTTGACAATGAAAAAGTACCCTTACCTAGTTTTATCTAATGCTCTTTAATGTGACAACTTGGCTTTATCAGAATTTAGGGGACTCGAGTATGTTTTGCCAGTATGATTATAAAAGGGAGTGCACTACTATGCAGTCCATCAGTACACACCTTTGTTATAGCTGATCAAATTGAAAGAAACTGTCAGGTGCTTTGTAATTTGTAATTTGTATGTCTCTGTGGTAACTGGTAAACCATACggcttgatttaaatttaaagagCCAGAGAGTGATTTTTCCTTTTGAACTACCCAAAGAGTTATTGTCAATTCCTTCTTTTTTAAGTTGTTGGTGAAGATCTATTGCTAATCCTTTAAAGGCATGTCATTATGTTTGATATTTTCCTTCCACAAACACAAGGAAAAGAGGTATTGTTCTGAACCATTTCACCAATAAAATTTGGTCTTGAAATTGCTTATGACCTTCAATCAGCTTCCGTTTGAGATATTGCTTATAAATCTAGTTTTATTGTTCAACATTTGGTGTCAAGTCCTATACAAAAGTCGACATGCCAAATTTTCTGTACTACAATTGCTGTTACAAATAGATTTGGTATATTTTATGTTTCTTAAATgggttgttcatatatatatcttTGTCCATCTGGTGCAGACATTAAACATAaggtctctatttttttttttttttggctttggctAAATCTAAGCCTTAATTGGTGGATCTAGCTTTCTGTGTTGACTGCAACATCTCATTCTCATGGCTTTTAGATGTGAATACCTTGTGCAAATATCTCATAGTTTCGTTTCCTGCAAGCAGATCTAACTAGATAACTTCTTTCCATTTGCAGCCACCACCCTTGCCAAGACCCAGAAGCAAGATGGAGACACTTATCTTTATGACAGAATCTCTCAAGTCTTCAAAGACTGAAGAGACACGTTCTGCTACCAGAGACTCAAAACACATATCTCCATCCGAAGTACAAGAGGTTCAGAAACAACCAACTGCTAACGAGCCTGACATGGAGCCAAGCACTACAAGTGTGCAGAGGCCAGTTGATCTATACAAGGTACTTATTTATAATCTAGCAAGAGAAAATACACATGCTTATGCTTATTTTTGTTTATTTgttgtcatttttttttcatctggTATGTTCAAGCTTCTAAGATGCATGTTTGTCATCATGAGTTGCTGTAAAATGATGCATATGTTTACATTGCTTCCCTTTTGATGGAGTTGATCTTTATTGGTTGCAGGCAATTTTCTCTGATGaatctgatgatgatgaggatGATGCTAGTCCCAGCCAAGTGGTTGATCTtgaaaggaagaatgaaggtgctAACACGACTCTAAACCGTTTGATAGCTGGGGATTTTCTAGAATCTTGGGCAAAGAGCTAGGGCTAGAGGTTCCTCCTGATAGCCAACCGTGTAAAGCCAACAATTTGACCTTAACAGAAAATGCTTCCATCGAAGATCTCAAAATCCCATCAACTAATGAAAAATCTACCTCTAAATTTGAAATGCCCAAAGTGCTCTTGGAAAACAAGGATGAAGCTTGCAAACCATGCCCTCCAGAAAATGGCAAAAAACAGTGCTTCTGCTTTTAAACCATGTGAGATTGAAGTTCCTCCTTTTAATGGAGATGGGCATGGTCATTGTTCCTCTTTGAAAGACAGTTTTTAACATCAGTTCAAGCAGTGGAGTGGCTAGTGGCAGTCCTGATGTTAAAGATGGTAAAGTTCAAGCAAAAGTTGAACATGATGCTAAAATAAGCAGATCGCACTCAAAGTATCAAAGAAGCAGGGGTAGTTCTCCAGATACTGATTCTGGTGATCAGCGTCGGGTTAAAATAAGCAGAACTGACTCAAGACATCGAGGCAGGAGCAAAACCCCAGATACAGATTCTTCTAGTGATCAACATCATTCCAGAAAACATAGAACTCACCCAAGGCATCATCAAAGCAGGAGCAGAACTCCAGATACTGATTATTCTAGTGATCAACATAGGGCTAAAAGAAGTAGAACTCACTCAAGGCATCACCATGGGAGCACTGTACCAGATATTGATACTTCTAGTGGTTTCCAGTATCGTGATCACTCAAGGTCTGGAGTAGAAAAATGTTCACctcaaggaaaaaggaaaaagcacTCAAGACGCCACAAGCAAAAAGGGAGATCTCCTGATAGATATGCTATCCATGAGAATGACAGGGATCTCACAGATGATAGCAGAAAGGATAGGAATTCAGGGGACAGGGGAAGGCATTCTGCAAAATCAAAATCAGATGGTCACAGAAAGTACCGTTGAACATACTTTAGATGAAAGAGATGCAATGATTCTAGAGTTGTAAGTGCTTtgtttgcttattgctcattgtGCATGCCTGCATGGTCAAAACAATGTCGTGCTTTCTATTTAATTCTATCAGGCATTAAATAGTTGTTGGGGATGGgtatcttttctatttttcatttGTATCATGGTTTATTTTATATTCTTGTATATTCCAGTCTATCACTTAAGTGATATTTCCCACTAAGCGAAATGGCACATTATATGTCTGCCTCTTCCCGTTTAAGTTTTTGTTGCATTGTAGCAGATGTTTTGCTCCTGCACTTAAAGATCTTCCAAGGACTTATGTAGCAGCTTATTTGGTTATAAACTTGAATCATCATATGTCATGTTATGCATAATCATCAGGTTGTGCACTTGCACTAAATCTTGGCAGCAATCTGGCATTTGATATATAAACAAAAGATTGTTGTTCCAGAATTATGTGCATCGCTGTAGCTATATAACCAGAATAACTGGATCCTGTAGAAATCCTCTTGTCAAGAGTATTAAGATTATTCAAGTTCATAGTTTCTAAAGAAACAATTACGTACTTGTCGTATTATCTGTATTCTGTTATCTAGTCATTTTTAAGCTGATTTTGAACCTTTTCTTTTATCATACAATGGACAGGTAGCATGATTTGGACATGAGGCATTAAGTTCCTTTTAGCTTTACACTTGTGTCACATTGTCATGTATGATGCAAGTGGGAAGAGGAAATATGGATGCTTGTAATAAGAAAGACGTGGAAGGGAAAGAATTTCATCTGGTTAAATGGTTGAATCTCTTTTAGaccgagcttttttttttttttttttttttgtttataatTTTCCCCTCCTAGTCTCTTATTTGGGCCTTAGACTCTTCCTTAGGTGTTTCAGTTTCCTTTCTTGATTTCTCATCTCGTGTGGGACTGTGGTTTTTAAAAACGAAAGAATCTCTGGCCTTCCCATGAATTTTAGTCCCCTCCTATTCCCTCTCTCTGTTCCTTTTTTTATTCCCTTAAGGTTTCTGTCTTATGGATAATTATTGAGTGGAAGTAAGGTTGAACTTTAAAATTTAGATGGAAAGCACTCACCAGGAGTTTGCTTTACATCATCGTAAGATAGCTATTGGGGCCTTAATTTGTCACAGAGGGACCTTTTTCAGGTTTTCTCAAACTGATAGAAGAGAATTTTAACAGAATTAGGACCTTATCTGAAAATATTGTTGCTCTGCTGGCTGAGCTAATGAGTTTAGCTTCTGAAGGGATGGTTTTGCCTTTAACATGACCTTTTGGGTTCTTCTGGCTGCTGTTGCTGTAGCTCAATTGCTCTCTTTTTCCTTGCATAGATGTTTCATAATATTgaaatatcatataaaatatttaattttaatcaaCTTTTCTTGTCATTAGTTTTGTAAAAAATGATTTTGTTCAGATACTTAATAGGTGCTTCCACTTCCTAATCATTTGAAACTTCCATGAGGCTTCCTTCTTAAACTCCTAGTACTTCTTCATGGTGGCTCCGTTTCATGCCCATTTCATAGGAAACGTCAAAGTGGTTCCAGTATGTTATATTCCATCTGAATTCATCATCCACTTAGAGCAAGTCAGAGTCTGAGATCTGGCTGATAGGTGTAGTGAATATTCCTTTACCCACAAGGGAACAGCCAATTCCACTTTCACACCCACCCTTAGTTTAGATATCTGAGAGATAAAATCTATTTGCAAAttgttttcaaaaatttctttATGGAGTTACCAGTGATGGAAGTATATGTTATTGACCTCGTGTTCTGGTAAAAAGATTACATCCCTACCACccgccccacaaaaaaaaaaaaaaacctacatCTTTTGTTTGATGGAAATGAGAATGAAGATTAGAACATGTGATGCTTTCCTATAATTTGTCTTAAGAAGTTGTTATTGAGACAGATCATTTGAATTAAATAAGTGATATCTAATTATTGATTGACATCTTATTCAATTTAAATACTtcagaagtttgaattttaatctTTTCACTAAATTCTTATACAATAGTTCAAAGGGGTCCAAAtgtttctgttgggtataaaataccccccagccgaagttcgtgatgggagtgaccctccgggatccaactgactttcgacctccggcaacatctcttcaaacctcccgggcggtcgagcctccgccacactcccaagttttgccgacggacaggaccccgccagcgtcgaccggattcttcgcgacgtccaaactcctacgggagccgggcctcgcccacgacttcacctgcaggctccgtccggactcctacgggagccggactccgtcgacgactcctgctgcaggtaaacttcgttcggattcctacgggagccgggcttcgttcctgattctaattgcaggtaaacttcgtccgaactcctacgggagccggacctcgcccacgacttcacctgcagactccgtccggactcctacgggagctggacctcgcccacgacttcatctgcaggctccgcccgggctcctacaggagtcggactccgccgacgactcctgctgcaggtaaacttcgtccggactcctacgggagtcggacttcgtccctgattctaattgcaggtaaactttgtccggactcctacgggagccggacctcgcccacgacttcatctgcaggctccgcccgggctcctacgggagccgggcctcgcccacgacttcacctgcaggctccgtccggactcctacgggagccggactccgccgacgactcctgctgcaggtaaacttcgtccggactccgggagccgggcttcgtccctgattctaattgcaggtaaacttcgtccggactcctacgggagccggacctcgcccacgacttcacctgcagactccgtccggactcctacgggagccggacctcgcccacgacttcatctgcaggctccgcccgggctcctacaggagccggactccgccgacgactcctgctgcaggtaaacttcatccggactcctacgggagccggacttcgtctctgattctaatcgcaggtaaacttcgtccagactcctacgggagccggacctcgcccacgacttcacctgcagactccgtccggactcctacgggagtcggacctcgcccacgacttcatctgcaggctccatccgggctcctacgggagccgggccccgcccacgacttcacctgcaggctccgcccggactcctacgtgagccggactccgccgacgactcctgctgcaggtaaattttgtccggactcctgcgagagccggacttcgtccctgattctaattgcaagtaaacttcgttcggactcctacgggagtcggacctcgcccacgacttcacctgcagattccgtccggactcctacgggagctggacctcgcccacgacttcatctgtaggctccgcccgggctcctacgggagccggactccgccgacgactcctgctgcaggtaaacttcgtccggactcctacgggagccggacttcatccctgattctaattgcaggtaaacttcgtccggactcctacgggagccggatctcgtccccaactccaattgcaggtagacttcgcccgaactcctgtgggagtcggacttcgtctccgacttcaactgaaagaagactccgtccgggctcctgcgagagccggactccaagctcctctcagacgggtagctagccacctctctccgtcaaacaccccagtcgaactccggccgataggcctggaccccctggcaagccacagcaacaaccacgactctgctccacctcctgcgacggattccgcgcggctccatcaccccctggcaggccgcagcaacagccacgactctgttccacctcctgcgacgaatTCCacacggccccatcactccctggcaggccgtaataatggccacgatcctgctccacttcctgcgacggataccgcgcgattcttccattctctggcaagtcgcgacaacggacgccgctccgctcctcgtggcagactccatgtggcacgccccggtgatagccacgggtccactccactactctccgcaacaaacttcccctgactctgggcggcccactgccagacggttacaggcatcgctatcagtttgttgcccctccgcctataaaagggggactccagatacgttattctttaagctctattttctatcccgaaattttgctaaaattttcgttcgagcactccattcttgttgaggcagagagctgacttgagcgtcggagggtcttgccggagcaaccccacctccggtttagacttcttttgcaggtcccggcggcgaccgcaaccccctcacctccagcttctccggcgcaggcggatttttgcaccaacagtttcaAAAATTGTGTTAATTATAGCTATCATAATCTATAAACGGCacacttaagattataattatgtcAAATTGCTAACTAGATAACTAAATAATCTGCATAACTGTTAAGCTTATGTAACCTATTGCTTCTAATTCTTAAATTAGTCGCAATATTATGAACCATATAAGTAGATTGGCATAGACAGTCAGCTTAAAGTTGAGGAAGCCACTTAGAAAGCCAAGCATATGCCTTAAGTTGTCCTATGCAGGTTAAGTCTAGACCCTTTTGGAGTATAATGTTTGGCTTCAGTTGAATTAACAGATTGTTTAGTTGCTTCTGTCATCATGATGCAAAGTCCTATCTCACCCCTGGTCGTGGCAGATTTTAGTGAAAACAAATCATTGCCTCCCATCAACAGAAACTGCAATTCATGAATTACCGTATGTCAATGTTTCAAGTTATTTGACACAGCACATCTATTTTTATATCTGATTATGTCTTTGCTATTCCAGTTTCCTTGTCTTATTCTGATCTTGCTTGCTCATCTACAAGCACTTAGCAGATAAGTGCTGTTTTTCTTTTAATTATCTGTGCTAGGCATCCGATTCCTTGTGTGTGAAATCATGTTTTGTTTTGACAGTTGAGTCTATCTATATCTTGGCATTAGATGTCTTCTGACAGAGGCATGCACTACAAGCTAAGATGGATCACTGCTCTGTGATTTGTGCTGGAAAGGCAAGAATGCATAGAGCCTGTTGCATGTTTTGTTTTGATGGTATGCTTGTTTTTTAAGCCTTATTGATACTTCTTTTGAATCTTGTTATCTTAACATGATATTTGTTTTGTTACTTTACCTTCTTACATTCCATCTAAGAAGACTATAACTAATAACGGGAAAATCAATCTAAGTGGTTCTGCGTATCATAGCCTTAAATGCAGAAGGCCTGACCTTTCGAGAAAGCTAAATTCTTTAAGCAAACTTGTTCCTAAAGAGCAAGGATCACTCCAACGAGATCCTTGTTACAAGGTTCTTTAAATCACAAAACACTTTAGGAGCGAAGTTGCTTTTTATGTCTGTCTTAGGAGTGTCTTTGTCGTACAGCAATTAGTAGGTTCAAAACCATGCTTGTTTGGTATTTGGCTCTTGGATTTtgttttcatatgatgatatgacaaCCATCTTAATGAATAACCCTCACTGCTCTACAAATTTGAAATGAAGCACGATGTGCCTGGTCTTGCACCGGCCAGTTATATATATGACAACATGACGGCTCTTCCAATGTTGAAATATTTACTGATAGGTAGCACACCAGTTCTCGTTGCTCTGCTATTTTTTTTGCATCGTTATTTGTTGCTGGAAGTCTAAACTTACAGGGCATATAGTATCGACAGAGAGAGAGGAGTGGCCCCTCGGGGTTCTTGTAATGCTTGAGAGAATTCTAGGGCCTCGTCATAGCTTTGTCATGAAA
The sequence above is a segment of the Elaeis guineensis isolate ETL-2024a chromosome 7, EG11, whole genome shotgun sequence genome. Coding sequences within it:
- the LOC105056309 gene encoding LOW QUALITY PROTEIN: G patch domain-containing protein TGH homolog (The sequence of the model RefSeq protein was modified relative to this genomic sequence to represent the inferred CDS: inserted 1 base in 1 codon; deleted 2 bases in 2 codons) — encoded protein: MDEDEEDYVLYGTPIEREEETSARKRKAVADAGQLRTLPLWKQEVRDEEGRRRFHGAFTGGFSAGYYNTVGSKEGWTPQTFTSSRKNRAEVKQQSIYNFLDEDDVKDMGGHALETSLQFDTFGFTAAEFARKKVDKEQQKRPSAIPGPVPDEIVLPAANSIGIKLLQKMGWRRGHSIKDAHTDSLYEARREARKAFLAFSGNEGGAELAQNESSRSDSEEWTEKFRDGIYASQNTPKYVLHPKLDLHGLGYDPFRHAPEFRDRKTFHEFKNKDRHYKSDVSMKGNLLASNSGNYAPGFGIGALEELDIEDEDIYASGFDFEQTEVEEVEPSRIIRHNKYKLEDKKQGVLPGFKVASISDYNVERFHPPVIPADFEPYHKFPIPLEMEDKLAELPPPEVPPPEDNNLRLSIEGLATLVARYGKHFEDLSKEKHKFNPLFLFLNGGNGHSYYARKLWEEKQKKVDQRRMEDVKSKSSVQTMTADSRGRILGEKPLESSSSGSSSSTAFKEVIHFQSNLSDTFTKPISAVELSESAKPFKNDPAKQERFDQFLKDKYEGGLRSTQSLASSIMSEVDRARERLDFEAAAEAIEKGKGNTKIGVPSTHRDLLGLGEPFFIPSTGIEKHEISQDEEKIMNRFSPKREEFQWRPTPILCKRFDIIDPFMGKPPPLPRPRSKMETLIFMTESLKSSKTEETRSATRDSKHISPSEVQEVQKQPTANEPDMEPSTTSVQRPVDLYKAIFSDESDDDEDDASPSQVVDLERKNEGANTTLNRLIAGDFLEXLGKELGLEVPPDSQPCKANNLTLTENASIEDLKIPSTNEKSTSKFEMPKVLLENKDEACKPCPPENGKNSASAFKPCEIEVPPFNGDGHGHCSSLKDSFNISSSSGVASGSPDVKDGKVQAKVEHDAKISRSHSKYQRSRGSSPDTDSGDQRRVKISRTDSRHRGRSKTPDTDSSSDQHHSRKHRTHPRHHQSRSRTPDTDYSSDQHRAKRSRTHSRHHHGSTVPDIDTSSGFQYRDHSRSGVEKCSPQGKRKKHSRRHKQKGRSPDRYAIHENDRDLTDDSRKDRNSGDRGRHSAKSKSDGHRKYR